One region of Camelina sativa cultivar DH55 chromosome 6, Cs, whole genome shotgun sequence genomic DNA includes:
- the LOC104793040 gene encoding two-component response regulator ARR8-like gives MGMETESQFHVLAVDDSLFDRKMIERLLQKSSCQVTTVDSGSKALEFLGLRVDDEDPNVLSTSPHIHQEVEINLIITDYCMPGMTGYDLLKKVKESAAFKSIPVVIMSSENVPARISRCLEEGAEEFFLKPVKLADLTKLKPHMMKTKLKKESEKSAKEEESEVSKPEIEEEEAVIEILPLHQELESEQLETIVSSSNKRKAMEEVISTDRSRPKYNDITTSV, from the exons ATGGGTATGGAAACAGAGTCACAGTTCCATGTTTTAGCTGTTGATGATAGTCTCTTTGATCGGAAAATGATTGAGAGGTTGCTCCAAAAGTCTTCATGTCAag TGACTACAGTTGATTCAGGCTCTAAAGCTCTCGAATTTCTTGGTTTGAGAGTAGATGATGAAGACCCTAATGTGCTCTCTACATCACCCCATATTCATCAg GAAGTTGaaataaatcttataattacAGATTACTGTATGCCTGGCATGACTGGTTACGATTTGCTCAAGAAAGTTAAG GAATCAGCGGCATTTAAAAGCATACCTGTAGTCATAATGTCTTCAGAGAACGTTCCTGCAAGAATCTCCAG ATGTCTTGAAGAAGGAGCTGAAGAGTTTTTCTTGAAACCAGTAAAGTTGGCTGATCTTACCAAGTTGAAACCACATATGATGAAAACcaaattgaagaaagaaagtgaGAAATCAGCtaaagaagaggagagtgaagTTTCTAAACcggagatagaagaagaagaagcagtaaTTGAGATCTTGCCTCTCCATCAAGAACTTGAATCCGAACAACTTGAAACGATTGTGAGTAGTAGTAATAAGAGGAAAGCAATGGAAGAAGTGATATCTACGGATCGGTCACGTCCTAAATACAATGATATCACAACCTCGGTCTGA
- the LOC104699380 gene encoding uncharacterized protein LOC104699380 has translation MKPSKREESKTMNILESFPMKNKRPTTTRNTQNQVPSKEVMSEPSSHNLHSSSLSDVAAETADNIRNEIEECISKYMSFEETVTYIRDNHQIPLYITTAIWEGLQERSPEFFKRYYLNLEVLRQIKMCNSFLRKQAILMLGDGQFDITTAPPAVMNFLDQILLEELANTPSDMSSEMSPSSFAMLALGDTNGPTGNNLGTPTFAPPTTDQWLTSNVNQLQTPNCQQNQWSTPYDLPCNLGAHPIVPAASNQCPISNHLSYYYPAFSTVAPEAPSVAQPPAVLCGMSTFGFGENIENGGSYFKLIDPSLAKMLTQPEYPLQDPYGQHQPPYLQQNFSVEELLPYGVTNNELPYGGNNNELQYGVTNNELPYGGNNNELQYGVTNNELPYGRNNNELQYGVTNNELPYGGNNNELQYGVTNNELPYGRNNNELQYGVTNNELPYGGNNNELQYGVTNNELPYGRNNNELQYGVTNNELPYGGNNNELQYGVTNNELPYGRNNNELQYGVTNNELQYGGNNKELQYGVTNNELQYGGNNKELQYGGNKSNNNELQAVIPQQQQQHHQEKKTMEKAERQNLIPESNDSNNSNSGDSTVTRTQNQHDPSKATANTRYLKENRRATSKK, from the exons aTGAAGCCAAGTAAGCGTGAAGAATCGAAGACTATGAATATTCTCGAATCCTTtccaatgaaaaacaaaagaccaacaacaacaagaaatacTCAAAACCAG gTTCCCTCAAAAGAAGTTATGAGCGAACCATCTAGTCACAATCTTCACTCCAGCTCCCTAAGTGATGTTGCAGCTGAGACCGCAGACAAT ATTAGGAACGAAATCGAAGAATGTATTTCGAAGTACATGAGTTTTGAAGAAACGGTGACATATATCCGTGACAATCACCAGATTCCTCTCTATATCACCACAGCGA tTTGGGAGGGGCTTCAGGAACGGAGTCCGGAGTTTTTCAAACGTTACTACTTAAACCTCGAAGTATTGCGTCAGATAAAGATGTGCAACAGTTTCCTTCGAAAGCAAGCAATTTTGATGTTGGGTGATGGTCAGTTTGATATTACTACTGCACCAC CTGCAGTCATGAATTTTCTTGATCAAATTCTCTTGGAGGAACTAGCTAATACACCTT CTGATATGTCGTCAGAGATGAGCCCTTCAAGCTTTGCAATGTTGGCATTGGGTGATACAAATGGTCCAACAG GTAACAATCTTGGAACTCCAACCTTTGCACCACCAACTACTGATCAATGGTTAACATCCAATG TTAACCAGTTGCAGACTCCTAATTGTCAGCAAAATCAATGGTCTACACCTTATGATCTTCCTT GTAATCTTGGAGCTCACCCCATTGTACCAGCAGCTTCAAATCAATGCCCTATATCTAATCATCTTTCCT ATTACTATCCTGCATTTTCAACAGTTGCACCAGAAGCTCCATCCGTTGCACAACCACCTGCTGTCCTATGTGGCATGTCTACGTTTGGTTTTGgggaaaatattgaaaatggCGGCTCATATTTCAAGCTCATTGATCCTTCATTAGCAAAAATGCTAACCCAACCCGAGTACCCGCTACAAGACCCATATGGACAACACCAGCCGCCATATCTGCAGCAGAACTTCTCAGTAGAAGAGTTACTGCCATATGGAGTAACCAACAACGAGCTGCCATATGGAGGAAACAACAACGAGCTGCAATATGGAGTAACCAACAACGAGCTGCCATATGGAGGAAACAACAACGAGCTGCAATATGGAGTAACCAACAACGAGCTGCCATATGGAAGAAACAACAACGAGCTGCAATATGGAGTAACCAACAACGAGCTGCCATATGGAGGAAACAACAACGAGCTGCAATATGGAGTAACCAACAACGAGCTGCCATATGGAAGAAACAACAACGAGCTGCAATATGGAGTAACCAACAACGAGCTGCCATATGGAGGAAACAACAACGAGCTGCAATATGGAGTAACCAACAACGAGCTGCCATATGGAAGAAACAACAACGAGCTGCAATATGGAGTAACCAACAACGAGCTGCCATATGGAGGAAACAACAACGAGCTGCAATATGGAGTAACCAACAACGAGCTGCCATATGGAAGAAACAACAACGAGCTGCAATATGGAGTAACCAACAACGAGCTGCAATATGGAGGAAACAACAAGGAGCTGCAATATGGAGTAACCAACAACGAGCTGCAATATGGAGGAAACAACAAGGAGCTGCAATATGGAGGAAACAAGTCAAACAACAACGAGTTGCAAGCAGTAATAccccagcagcagcagcagcatcatCAGGAAAAAAAGACAATGGAAAAAGCAGAGCGACAGAATTTAATACCTGAGTCTAATGATTCAAACAATTCAAATAGTG GTGATAGCACAGTAACAAGGACTCAAAACCAGCATGATCCTTCAAAGGCAACAGCAAATACGAGGTATCTGAAAGAGAATAGAAGAGCAACCTCAAAAAAGTGA